The sequence CGGCTCGGTCTCGCGGTGCGTCCGCTGTCACCCGAGGAACAGCGCGCGTCGGGCCTCTTGGCCGGCATGCTGGTCGAGGAAGCCTCCGGCCCGGCGGCCGAGGCGGGCATCCAGCGTGGCGATGTCGTGTTGTCGATCGACGGCCAGGAAGTCAGCAGCGCCGAGCAGATGCGCAAGATCGTCGGCAAACACGACGACCGCGTGGCGCTGCTGATCCAGCGCGGCAACGTCCGCATCTTCGTTCCGGTCGGGCTGGGCTGAGCCACCGCCTGCGTCGTTCATCCGCGGGACATCCGGCGGGTCGTATCGTGCAGAGCGATACGACCCGCCCTTTTATTGAGTGATGAGCACCGGATACGAAATGCCGCCACGGCGCCACAATGCCGACGGCGAGGAACGCCGCGTTGGCGTCGAGCTGGAAATGTCCGGCATCTCCCTGGAGCAGATCGCACACTGCGTGCAGTCCGTTCATGGCGGCAGCATCGATGCGCATGACCGCCTGCTGATCGACGTGCGCGAGGCGGACTTCGGCGACTATCGAATCGAGTTCGATGCACGCTGGCTGCATGACCGCAAGAAAAGCGACAGCGAGGAAGTCAGTGAATTGTGGGCGGCTGTGGAGCGCTATGCGGAAGACGCACTGCTGGGTCTGGCGGAAACCGTAATCCCGGCCGAGCTGGTCTGTCCGCCGCTGCCGATCAGTCAGCTGGCGCGGCTCGACGATACCGTGACGGCACTGCGCGAGGCCGGCGCACTCGGCACCGGTGCCTCGGTGATCTACGCCTTTGGCCTGCAATTCAATGCCGAGCTCCCGGCCCTGGACGCCGACACCATCCGCCGTCACCTCCAGGCTTTCGCCTGCCTGACGGACTGGCTGCGTGATCAGGAACAGATTCCGCCCACGCGTCGATTGTCGCCGTTCATCCGCGACTATCCGCTGGCCTATCTGCGGCTGTTGTTGCAGCCGGACTACGCGCCGGACATGAACGGTCTGATCGACGACTACCTCGAACACAATCCCACGCGCAATCGCACCTTGGACATGCTGCCGCTGTTCGCGCTGATCGACGAGGCGCGCGTCCGCGCCAAGGTGCCGGATCAGAAGATCAACAAGCGCCCGACGTTTCACTATCGCTTGCCGAATTCGGAGATCGACGATGCGCAATGGTCGCTGCACGCGCCGTGGAACCGCTGGGTGCAGGTCGAAGCGCTGGCCGACGACCAGGCGCGCCTGAAACGGTGGAGCGCCGCCTGGCGTACGCATGACTCCGAGAACTCCATCGACTTCGTTGGCTGGCGTGACAAGGTGACGCAGTGGCTGAGCGGCCGCTGATCGCCGTCACCGGCTCGGATCGTGGCGTACCGCTGGCATGGTGGGCGACGCGCCTGCAGTTGTGGCTGGCCGGCGCACGCGCGCTGCGCTTGACGCCGTCCACACCGCCGGAACGCGTTCATCGCCGTTTTGATGGCCTGATCATCGGCGGCGGGTCGGATATCGACCCCAGTCTGTATGGCGGCAGCGACGACGGCGTCGCCAAGATCGATACACGGCGCGACCGCTTCGAACTCGAGATCATCGATCGCGCACTGCGTACCAATCTGCCGATACTCGGAATCTGTCGCGGTGCGCAGCTGATCAACGTGATGCGCGGCGGCTCGCTGTACGGCGACATCCGTGGGCTGCGCCGGCGCACCTCGAACCGGCGCAGCATCCTGCCCACCAAGTCCGCGATCGGAACCGTGCAGCAGGAGTTGCACCGCATCCTGCGGCGTACGCGCTGGCGCATCAACAGCCTGCACCATCAGGCCGTGGAGCGTCCCGGCAAGAACCTGGATGTCGCGGCACGCGATCTGGACGGCTTCGTTCAGGCGATCGAATCGAC comes from Gammaproteobacteria bacterium and encodes:
- a CDS encoding amidoligase family protein, encoding MSTGYEMPPRRHNADGEERRVGVELEMSGISLEQIAHCVQSVHGGSIDAHDRLLIDVREADFGDYRIEFDARWLHDRKKSDSEEVSELWAAVERYAEDALLGLAETVIPAELVCPPLPISQLARLDDTVTALREAGALGTGASVIYAFGLQFNAELPALDADTIRRHLQAFACLTDWLRDQEQIPPTRRLSPFIRDYPLAYLRLLLQPDYAPDMNGLIDDYLEHNPTRNRTLDMLPLFALIDEARVRAKVPDQKINKRPTFHYRLPNSEIDDAQWSLHAPWNRWVQVEALADDQARLKRWSAAWRTHDSENSIDFVGWRDKVTQWLSGR
- a CDS encoding type 1 glutamine amidotransferase, whose protein sequence is MAERPLIAVTGSDRGVPLAWWATRLQLWLAGARALRLTPSTPPERVHRRFDGLIIGGGSDIDPSLYGGSDDGVAKIDTRRDRFELEIIDRALRTNLPILGICRGAQLINVMRGGSLYGDIRGLRRRTSNRRSILPTKSAIGTVQQELHRILRRTRWRINSLHHQAVERPGKNLDVAARDLDGFVQAIESTDEQYLIGVQWHPEYLPYLAPQRRLFRNLVAKARTAKSEDLEVPADQRRTNEAVKPG